The stretch of DNA ggatatcatttatataggactagatgcaatatagatttggtagtgttagcagcacatctacaaaaagctagatgcgagcgttataaacggccgccatcttaaagcagtacacttcactgcaaggctgttgtagcgaaccttccaagcaaacctaattaactttttatctaaaatactcctaaatctttaaaaaagttttaaaactttcacatgtcgaaagtagacaaaaagggaaattatggaataacgggagcaattttaacaaatttaacggttgattcacaacattaaattaattgaatgtagtttaaagctgctgatacagaatggggactggagttttttatttcatgttatttttgtatatttgtttactgctatatgttaacttgatactgaaatagtagtgtggtttagcctgagagtatttttgaacaattttggaactaatgtacaaaacattaaaaaaaaaatttaaaaaaaaaagagggaaaaaaaggaggggggtgcatcaataatcgttttataatcgaatcggagcctctgaatcgtaatcgtaatcgaatcgttaggtgcccaaaaattcccagctctagtgatTAGTAGTTAGAGGTGACTAACACCTCCAAGCATTTTCATATAATGCAAAATTCAAGCATTTTTCAAATCTTGCTAACACGACAGTAAAATATAAGCATTTTGAAGGACCTGTACGAATCCTGAGAAAGACAAATAGTTGTGGTCACCTTTAAGAAAAGAGCCCCCTCTAAAGTTCCAGTGGTGGCGAAGCTCCAGCAGGAGCCGCAAATGGCCTGGTCCTTCACTGGCGTCACAGCACCTGTAAaaggaaaaatagaaaaaacacgttcaggaataaaaaaaaaatgtaaagaaagtttttaaaaaggcgTGGACACACCATAAAGGCGCCAGTCAAGCGACTCAGGGACTTTGACTCCTTTGTACATCTGGGAAGGGAAGGGGCGCCCATGGTTGGGTGTCTTGCCACGCTTGCTTCCTCTCATGGCGGCTAGCTCGGACATTGTGCGATCCGATAGGGAGTTGAGAGCCAGTTTGAAGGATAGTCTAGCTCGGTTCTTGGAGTGGACGTACCTGCAAGGGAATTGATACAATATTCAAGAATGAACACtggagaattttatcagagggaAGCAATAAAAACACTGTGGAGTGTAATATAGAAATTTAACGGGAGGGACAAATTACCGTATATAGGAAAAAATATGCTGACCTGAGGTTGTGCAGAAAAGCGTGCTCCCTCTCTTCGTGCTCCTTCTGGTCGCTGTACTGACGCTGAAACTTCTCTTTAAAATGGCTAAAGATGCGCTGCGAGTGGCCCGAAGAAGACGTGTGGATGAGATCTTTCATGGGATTGGCCAGCATATGATGCTCCACTCCTGGACCGGGGAACCCTCCGCAACTCATACCTGTACAACAAAGTTTTAATATGTTtgatgtcagtttttttttgttttgtttcatggCAAACCTTCAGGAAGGGAGAATGCTGTGGGGTCTACATCTGAGGAGAACTCCTTGTAGTCCACCAAGTATTTGTCAAAGTGGGACCCCAACAGCGTGTTGTAGCCCATCATCTCGTAGTGCAGCGGCGTGGCCGGAAGCGCCTGTGTGTTGGCCCGCTTCTTCTCCGAGCGGGTCACCCACAATGTGTAGGTGTTCTTCTTGAAGCCCACTGTGGTCACGTTCTGCCACACTTCACATAGAGCACCGCCATAGTACTCCATCCTCAGGAActgtgaaggaaaaaaaagtaacgtCAATGTGAATGAAACAGTTTTGTTTTCGTCAGTAATGgcagttatgaaaatatttcgtcaacgaacatttttttcatgatgataacgaggtaaaaatgtgttttggaaaacaaaaacataatgaGGCTAattccagttttcgtctgacgagaccaaAATGCGTCATAGTTTCCCTCACATGgttacaatgtgtgacattttatgtgtagttagcctgcatctggcagtgtctggttgcgtcacTCAAGTGACATGCTGCGCCGCCCCACCCCCACTCAACAgtgcagtgtcctctccagtctcaaGACTTACACGCACGGTAAGATTTGCTTTCTTATATTGGCCAAAGAAAATATGCAATGCTCCTTTAGCCTCTAAAGGTCTGTACCGAGTGATTATCACATACTAAACGTAactcgtagtgttagcatagcattcgtgttaACATTACGCTAATGCTGACAGCATCCTTGTAGATgcaacaatatgtgctcatctgtcaatattcattcaaaatagttggaaatctttatttatttttggagttttttttttttttttaaacttttacagacacaaacatttttagtaaacgttgactaaaactaggcaTGTTccagttaccggtttcaaggtataacgTGGTATGAaagcgtcaaggtttcaaaaccgctaaAATTTTACATCATAACGTCCCTATGGTATTAGCTatgttttatgtcccaaaaatgcacccCTCCCCCtcaagttgttgctcagtgtcagtgagtcagctgtgctgcaGGTTGGCTGGAGGACATGAAACacctgattttttccccccatcaacgaaaacaaaatcactggtatgggaatacttcgggtaCAGGAAAGTTACAGGCTTGGGTAgaacaaccgacatgtaaaacttgTTTGTGTGGGGTGGCTACAAGAGAAGGCAATATCTCCAATATCATTTCgcattatacaaaattaaaggttcgtAAACGCTGTCATTAACATTTCCCACTACCTAcgtgagttaactccagcgtgtgtaatgtaatgtaagctTTTTAACGAGGCAGCTAACGTGGCTAATTAGCATGGcaacttaattttattttggactatttcgttttttttctttttgtgatttatttaacattatacttatattccaatttgctaatttgttgttttgaaaaataaaagtcctgttcaatggaaagcttttttttttttttgttacccaaAAATCTCaaaacattttagagctttaattgcaataccgtgatatttttgcttaaggttatcaaaccgtcagaatctcatgccGGCATATGCCTAACTAAAACtatatgaaattattttttgagaaaaactagacgaacacaaacacattttgaggtgactaaaatatgaccaagactaataagtattatcgtctaaaagactaagacaaagacgaaaattaaaagggccgccaaaaacaacacttgtaTGAACATACACAGACTAAAGACACGACAATAATGACCTGGAAGCCCGACACGTCGGGCAGAACTGCTTGTGTCGTGACAGGTTCTTCCTTGGTTCCGTTGACCTGAAAGCACTTCATTACGTTCAGCTCGTCTTCAGTGGTCTCGGGGCTGATTTTGTAGGCTGCCCCCCAAGGCTTCTCAGCCCCTAACTGGTAGGTTGACACTTGTcctattgaaaaataatgtagaAAGCAAAACTACTGAAAAGTGTAGCGTAATACTCCATCCATGCTGACTGTTTCAATTCCACTACTCTTTGCATGAGTCAGGAGGATAAGAAGGAAAACAGATACGGTCAACTAAATACACAAAGCTGTGCATATTTCACTTTCACACTTGTGTAAAAGAAACAAAAGTCACATGAGAGTGCTAGTCAATAAGCAGTTGAGAGTTCCTGTTCCTCTTCAGTAATTTCGATACGATACATGGGCTTCTCAGTTTCATATCCTATTAGCATGGGGTAACATTTGAGAATGTAACAGAAAGTTTTCTAACCATGGTAATAATCTATACGGCTGGATTTTGCCTTCAGGTCAAACCAGGCTTCAAAGGGCTCGCGGATCTCAGCGTAGGGCAGCGAAATCACTCCTGGAAAGAAACAAAAATCATTACAGATGACATAGAAACAATGGCTGTATCATCAAGTATCATTCTGCTTACCTTTTACATGATGAGCACTCCCGAAATCAGGTAGCGAAGGCAGCGCTTTTCCTTCACAACCTACAGAATTAAAAGGGATTTTTATTTTCGTAGACAAAatgttaagttttttaaaagaaGTAAATGTAAAATTTATAATTTAATAGAATGCAAATTTTCAAAGTGCTGGTCCTTTTCATTTATTAAAGAGCATAATAGCAGGTTAGAATGTCTTTTGTAGAAAATTAATCACTTTACTAtagtgtttttttaatcaaatgtcGGACAATACATTACATAAGAAATGCATAAATATTTCGTATGTAATTTTAGGTTGTCAATAATATTCATATATTCATCTGCTTTAGCTCAAATAATGCATGCAATATTTATATTAATAGATTTATTTATAGGTTAGATTTGTTTTTACATAAACCGCTGAGCCTGGTATAtacaaagaaattaaaatataattaaatcAATTATAACGTTAGCGGTCATGAAGTAACTGTAAATCATTTGATAAGCTCGTATCATTAGCATGAAACATGTCAGCCTTACCGAAGACAGTCGCCAGCACAACAAAAGCAACGAGCCACGACCGTTTCATGGTCTAACCTTGCTTGCactgaaataaaatatttaaaataaatagtgAAACTACATAAAAACACAACGCATTGCTCAACAAATTGACTGACTGTGTGTGACTAGTGCAACAACGTTACACGCAAACAAAACTGATATGGccaaaatatttgttttcctcCAATGAGAGTAGAATGCGGAAGTAAATTGTCCAATCAGATGGTGAAAGGGCGGGCTCTTCCGAAATAGCTATCATGTGATTTCTAGTCACGTGATCAATGTCGGTCCTGCGTACCtttctctttcttttttttttttttttttgaaaggagATAAACAAATTGACATTTCGTGAACAAcatattgttttgaataatttgtaagataaaattaaaatagtagtttgcagATGTAGCTTAAATAtgtgtaaaaatatatttaatttccTATTTATCGAATTTACCAAGATTGGCATggaaaagaaacacacacaaaaacaaaaaactcctAAATGTACTACATACTACTGAAATACGCAGAGGTGGGCAAAGTAACCAAGAGTTTTACTCAAGTATGAGTAGCGTtacttataaataataatactcgagtaaaagtagacatccaaaaatgtactgaagtacaAGCCAAAAAGTATTCGTTTTAAAGAATAttaaagtaatgagtaacattgtgagtaactgcttacaatgtcagattttaaaaaaaaatttgttttctcAGCATAACTTCATCTATATCAGGGGTCAGCAACACGCGACTCCGGAAATGCTGCccgagtggctccctggagcttttcaaaaacgtttgaaaatgGGAAAAGATGCTGgagggaaatatttttttttattttagaatctcatgacactttgtctaatgacaataaaggcgttctattctattccacgaaaaactgctaaatatacttctgaactaaattacgaatgcataaaacatcattagcccaaacaaaaacttacagccttatgttggtcttaacagggagcagctggatgcagccatgttagatgagttttgTCACATTGactgttgccactaaagggcaTCGTAAccacacaaatcaataaaattaaacacaaacactttcgaaacaaacctttacaacgccactctaattaaaggaATCCTCAAAGCATCAAAACTCGATTCgaagatttttttctaatttactTATATGAGTTGAttattcgttgcagcactatatttGTAGCTAACTTAGTCTTTTTGATCGTagcctaatatagctaatatagatacatacagcatgtgttgccttcattataaggcttatataaggctgacaatttttttgcagctccagacatttttttttttttgctcctatatggctctttcaacattttagatcgccgacccctgatctatatgaactgttattattatactgtactataatctATCACATgttcatattaggccaaaaaatgacacaaaaatcatcaaattcagaacagaacagaacaacacaatgaaacatcacccgtccaaagagcatgagtgccctctagtggagaaaagacAGTAttacctctgattggtataacggATTCATGTTgatattgttgtgacgtctcattggtgaaactgagacagccactGAAGGCTCCTCTAGCAAAAAGTTAATATTTAGAATAAAGAAGAATaatgtaacaactctagtgtagcccaaggtAGCGGAGAAAGAGTATTTTTTCTTctccacaaatctactcaagtaaaagtaaaaagtacagcatggtaaaactactcttagtagTACAttcttctcaaaaagttactccaaGTAAAATTTAACAGAGTAAatgcaggggttaatttgtgccggatcctgccggaacagcatccggcacctcttgattttggcccccTGTGTTCCCGGActtattttggcagatccggcacctcgcaTGTAtagaaagtaataataatataaaaacgtttttttaaaaaaatgtattatatatctaatagccccgaatgggggaAAAGAAGGCAAGGAGTTGtttatggctttctccactttattgtggcaacaataagaaaacaaaaaacaaaataacagcggactgctgcCACATTCAGTGCTAGCTTTTGCCTCTCGCCCGTCTCCCCCTTGCTTCCTACTACCAGGGCCCTGCCTActacctcacagctctccagtcccagcgtctcttaaacggaccgtgggtagttacggacattacagtataaaataaaatagtaatgtgcataaatttatttacagaccaaatcccaagaattgcatgttgtttataaaatttgaacgtcatttgaaagagtcgggaGATTTGTTgacgcactgaaaagctggaccaacaaatcacgcccgacataaaaaaaaaataaaaaaatttaaaaaaaattaaaaaaaaaaaacttgaaaatttgcggcatctggtgAGCaaccagccaggatcaaacagtGTTTCAACATGCAAaaaacagttgcatttactgtgtttttttttaaataaggaagatggttcaaaacgagtctgaAAAGCAACAACtggcgatgagggcagctgcaacGATCATGCTAACAGGCAGGACTGAGTGCAGCAAGAGGCTAACGCCGCAgaagctagccaggttcacggacagccagccaagccggggcaggaggctgctaccgtggcagcagctggtcaggttcagcggcACCCGGAGTGAGGGccagcgccagcagtcagccaggtggaccaccaacagccggaaCAACAACCCATTACCCTTATTGGAAATTCgagtttgggctgcacaatttgtaaggaggtgggaactttggggccagagaatacgggggtggggggggtaggatgaaactcacaaaagaatgggtttgtgctATTTATTGTTATCTcggggtttttttgtgttttttttttttttttttatgttactgaaagtcccacctgtggttatgtgggcaattgcccgtgctgtgcagagtgtaGCCTAAAtacttgtaaattgttgtcataacatgtaTACAATGGATATtacctgaaattgaggcttgtaagtcccacagcatggcaagtggacatttgcgtgttgtttttagcacctttttctgcgtatgttcctggACCTGtttccgtctcgtcatccctgcgctgttatACGTACTTTACGTTCTGGCACTTTATGATTTATAAattaaaatgtaaatgtaaagcgttactacccacctctggaaatAAGTATAAAAAAGACAATCTTCGAATCACGTGAAGCAAATATTTAttgctttgtttgtttgttaaacaTGAACGACATCAAATTATGTCCAAATACAAGAATACAGAATATAAATATAGGACAgtctgcactataaggtgcaatttgagcattaaaaaaatacacacaaaatgaaaatacactCTCGCCTTTTTCGGATGGGAGTT from Corythoichthys intestinalis isolate RoL2023-P3 chromosome 22, ASM3026506v1, whole genome shotgun sequence encodes:
- the LOC130910165 gene encoding digestive cysteine proteinase 1-like, with the translated sequence MKRSWLVAFVVLATVFGCEGKALPSLPDFGSAHHVKGVISLPYAEIREPFEAWFDLKAKSSRIDYYHGQVSTYQLGAEKPWGAAYKISPETTEDELNVMKCFQVNGTKEEPVTTQAVLPDVSGFQFLRMEYYGGALCEVWQNVTTVGFKKNTYTLWVTRSEKKRANTQALPATPLHYEMMGYNTLLGSHFDKYLVDYKEFSSDVDPTAFSLPEGMSCGGFPGPGVEHHMLANPMKDLIHTSSSGHSQRIFSHFKEKFQRQYSDQKEHEEREHAFLHNLRYVHSKNRARLSFKLALNSLSDRTMSELAAMRGSKRGKTPNHGRPFPSQMYKGVKVPESLDWRLYGAVTPVKDQAICGSCWSFATTGTLEGALFLKTGSLQVLSQQMLVDCTWGFGNNGCDGGEEWRAYEWNMKHGGIATAETYGAYMGMNGFCHFNESQLTAHVHSYTNVTSGDAEALKLALFKNGPVAVSIDAAHRSFVFYSHGVYYEPACGNTTDSLDHAVLAVGYGKLNGEPYWLVKNSWSTYWGNDGYILMSTKDNNCGVTTDATYVTLA